The following are from one region of the Mesorhizobium sp. B4-1-4 genome:
- a CDS encoding GcvT family protein, with protein sequence MKPHYRAVVIGGGVVGASVLYHLTRFGWPDVALIERAELTAGSTWHAAAGFHALNADPNVAALQDYTINLYREIEAESGQEIGLHMTGGVNIASDPARWEWLKSAWAVFQSVGIETARLVTPEEIREICPIVDVAGVLGGLHDSNEGHLDPYGTTHAYAGAARKRGADVILRNRVVELKSRADGHWDVVTEQGTIVAEHVVNAGGLWAKQLGRMAGVDLPVTPMEHHYFVTEDIPEIAALDREIGIAVDLDGFSYLRQERKGVLLGVYEQNPKHWNMDGAPWDYGIELIPEDIDRISPELAKAHERFPCLATAGIRKWVNGAFTFTPDGNPIVGPVRGLKNYWVACGVMAGFSQGGGVGKSLAEWMIFGEPQADIFGMDIARYGAFAANREYLKQTTRQFYSRRFVMTFPNERLPAGRPLKRPGAYDGMAAAGCEWTASWGLEIPAYFAPMGFRENTTLKRSNAFDIVGDEALQVRRAAGLIDISAYSRYEISGAGAQAWLDRLLACRLPKPGQARLAPMLGPDGRLKGDLTVINWGGGDYWLMGSYYLREFHMRWFESQAREDVTVTDISDAMSGFLLTGPNARKILERTTHQDVSAAALPFMACGAFDIGMVRARVARLSIAGELGFEISCPVAMHATLRQTLLAAGEDLGLVEVGYYALNALRLEKSFGIWSREFTQGYTPRQTGLDRFIAFDKGDFVGSDAALREREAGTSQRIVTLEIDAVDADASGFEPVWRDGRRVGFVTSGGFGYTIGKSVALALVDDGFAEEGTTLSVHIVGVERPARVIAASPYDPSGKAMRQ encoded by the coding sequence TTGAAGCCGCATTATCGCGCAGTGGTCATCGGAGGTGGGGTGGTCGGCGCTTCGGTGCTCTACCATCTGACGCGGTTCGGCTGGCCGGATGTGGCGCTGATCGAGCGTGCCGAGCTGACCGCGGGCTCTACCTGGCACGCCGCGGCCGGTTTCCATGCGCTCAACGCCGATCCCAACGTCGCGGCGCTGCAGGATTACACCATCAACCTCTACCGCGAGATCGAGGCCGAATCCGGCCAGGAAATCGGCCTGCACATGACCGGCGGCGTCAACATCGCCAGCGATCCCGCCCGCTGGGAATGGCTGAAGTCGGCCTGGGCGGTGTTCCAGTCTGTGGGCATCGAAACCGCGCGGCTGGTGACGCCGGAAGAGATCAGGGAGATCTGCCCGATCGTCGATGTCGCCGGCGTGCTCGGCGGCCTGCACGATTCCAACGAGGGCCATCTCGATCCCTATGGCACGACGCATGCCTATGCGGGCGCCGCCAGGAAGCGCGGTGCCGACGTCATCCTGCGCAACCGTGTGGTCGAGCTGAAGTCTCGCGCCGATGGGCATTGGGACGTCGTCACCGAGCAGGGCACAATCGTCGCCGAGCATGTCGTCAATGCCGGCGGCTTGTGGGCAAAGCAGCTCGGCCGCATGGCCGGTGTCGACCTGCCGGTGACGCCGATGGAGCACCATTATTTCGTCACCGAGGATATTCCCGAGATCGCGGCGCTCGACAGGGAAATCGGCATCGCCGTCGACCTCGACGGCTTCTCCTACCTGCGCCAGGAGCGCAAGGGCGTGCTGCTCGGCGTTTACGAGCAGAATCCGAAGCACTGGAACATGGATGGCGCGCCATGGGACTACGGCATCGAACTGATCCCGGAAGACATAGACCGTATCAGCCCGGAACTCGCCAAGGCGCATGAGCGCTTCCCGTGCCTTGCAACGGCCGGCATCCGCAAATGGGTCAATGGCGCCTTTACCTTCACGCCGGACGGCAATCCGATCGTCGGACCGGTGCGCGGCTTGAAGAACTACTGGGTCGCCTGCGGCGTCATGGCCGGCTTCAGCCAGGGCGGTGGCGTCGGCAAATCGCTGGCCGAATGGATGATTTTCGGCGAGCCGCAGGCCGACATTTTCGGCATGGACATTGCCCGCTACGGCGCCTTCGCCGCCAACCGCGAATATCTCAAGCAGACGACGCGCCAGTTCTATTCGCGCCGTTTCGTCATGACCTTTCCCAATGAGCGGCTGCCAGCCGGCCGGCCTCTGAAACGCCCGGGCGCCTATGACGGCATGGCTGCCGCGGGCTGCGAATGGACGGCCTCATGGGGGCTGGAAATCCCGGCCTATTTCGCGCCGATGGGGTTTCGCGAGAACACCACGCTCAAACGTTCCAACGCCTTCGACATTGTCGGCGACGAGGCGCTGCAGGTGCGGCGTGCGGCGGGTCTCATCGATATCTCGGCCTACTCGCGGTACGAGATTTCGGGAGCTGGCGCGCAGGCGTGGCTCGACCGGCTGCTGGCGTGCAGGTTGCCAAAGCCCGGGCAGGCGCGGCTGGCGCCGATGCTCGGGCCGGACGGGCGCTTGAAGGGCGACCTCACCGTGATCAACTGGGGCGGTGGTGACTATTGGCTGATGGGCTCTTACTACCTGCGCGAATTCCACATGCGCTGGTTCGAGAGCCAGGCGCGAGAGGACGTTACGGTCACCGACATTTCGGACGCCATGAGCGGCTTCCTGCTGACGGGGCCGAATGCGCGCAAGATTCTGGAACGCACCACGCATCAGGATGTGTCGGCGGCAGCGCTGCCGTTCATGGCCTGCGGCGCGTTCGACATCGGCATGGTGCGTGCACGGGTTGCCCGCCTTTCCATTGCTGGCGAACTCGGCTTCGAGATCAGCTGCCCAGTGGCCATGCACGCGACGCTGCGCCAGACGCTGCTGGCCGCCGGCGAGGACCTTGGCCTGGTGGAGGTCGGCTACTACGCGCTCAATGCATTGCGGCTGGAGAAAAGCTTCGGCATCTGGTCACGCGAATTCACGCAAGGCTACACGCCCAGGCAGACCGGACTCGACCGCTTCATCGCTTTCGACAAGGGCGATTTCGTCGGCAGCGACGCGGCGCTGAGGGAGCGCGAGGCGGGCACCTCGCAGCGGATCGTGACGCTGGAGATCGACGCCGTCGATGCCGACGCCAGCGGCTTCGAGCCGGTGTGGCGCGACGGCCGCCGCGTCGGCTTCGTCACCTCGGGCGGCTTTGGCTACACGATCGGCAAGAGCGTCGCGTTGGCGTTGGTTGACGACGGTTTTGCCGAGGAGGGGACGACGCTTTCGGTGCACATTGTCGGCGTCGAGCGGCCGGCGCGGGTCATCGCGGCCTCGCCCTATGATCCCTCGGGCAAGGCGATGCGGCAATGA
- a CDS encoding TMEM175 family protein: MGKGRVEAFTDGVVAIIITIMVLDLKVPEGEDFSTLVPQLPIFLCYVLSFVNVGIYWNNLHNMFHTVQRVDGGVLWANLHLLFWLSLMPVTTAFMGENHFATVPVAVYGFDLAMCAAAYGILVITLHRLHGPDTAFAKAIGRDRKGRLSLAVYLAAIALTFLNRWIGVALYVAIALVWLVPDTRFSRVLEK; this comes from the coding sequence ATGGGCAAAGGCAGGGTCGAGGCATTCACCGACGGCGTGGTGGCCATCATCATCACCATCATGGTGCTGGACCTGAAAGTGCCGGAAGGCGAGGATTTCTCCACCCTGGTGCCACAACTGCCGATCTTCCTCTGCTACGTGCTCTCCTTCGTCAATGTCGGCATCTACTGGAACAACCTGCATAATATGTTCCACACCGTGCAGCGCGTCGATGGTGGCGTGCTGTGGGCAAACCTGCATCTGCTGTTCTGGTTATCCCTGATGCCGGTAACGACGGCTTTCATGGGCGAGAACCATTTCGCCACGGTTCCGGTCGCGGTTTACGGTTTCGACCTTGCAATGTGTGCCGCCGCTTACGGCATCCTGGTCATTACCCTGCATCGGCTGCACGGGCCGGACACCGCCTTCGCCAAGGCGATCGGCCGGGACCGCAAGGGAAGGCTTTCCCTCGCCGTCTACCTCGCGGCGATCGCGCTTACCTTCCTCAACCGGTGGATCGGTGTGGCGCTCTACGTCGCTATCGCCCTGGTGTGGCTTGTACCGGACACGCGTTTTTCGCGCGTTCTCGAAAAATAA
- a CDS encoding esterase-like activity of phytase family protein, which translates to MKHPHRTASLAVALALFTALTPALADTTATVGGTSFVNKGMVGVGRIPAAQRDKFGETFGSGSGMAIDTSGWTHDAAGYKGSLWLLPDRGYNVAGTTDYRARVNTVGIEFSPIAPGAAPAAGQEQTAVKATLADTMLLTDDKGADTTGLDPLSDVRPAAGDMPMLPVATNGKLALDNEAIVRLPDGSMFISDEYGPNIYRFSAQGRLMSATQPPAALVPMRKGAPNFSSDNPGPGAADPDPKDPETGRQNNQGLEGMAMTPDGKFLIAVLQSAPRQDGGDSPSTRQNTRALVYDASDQGRLKLAHEYVVPLPVFKDAKGKTKVAAQSEIVALSDTAFLMLARDSGNGQGLAKGDASLYRRINVVDVSAATDIAGGGFDAADKPVAPKGVLDPSVTPAKLTPFIDINDAAELGRFGLHNGGAKDHNELSEKWEAMSLASVLDPKLPDDYFLFVANDNDFLTQDGFQVGASYKADDGADVDTMFLIYQVTIPGLAKK; encoded by the coding sequence ATGAAACACCCGCACCGAACCGCGTCGCTCGCCGTCGCGCTGGCCTTGTTCACCGCCCTCACGCCGGCGCTCGCCGATACCACCGCGACCGTCGGCGGCACCAGCTTCGTCAACAAGGGCATGGTCGGCGTCGGCCGCATCCCGGCCGCGCAGCGCGACAAGTTCGGCGAGACGTTCGGCTCGGGCTCGGGCATGGCGATCGACACGTCAGGCTGGACGCATGACGCGGCCGGCTACAAGGGTTCGCTCTGGTTGCTGCCGGATCGCGGCTACAACGTCGCCGGCACGACCGACTATCGTGCGCGTGTCAACACTGTCGGCATCGAGTTCTCACCTATCGCGCCGGGCGCGGCACCCGCCGCCGGCCAGGAGCAGACCGCCGTCAAGGCAACGCTTGCCGACACGATGCTGCTCACCGACGACAAGGGCGCCGACACCACCGGCCTCGATCCGCTGTCGGATGTGCGCCCGGCCGCCGGCGACATGCCGATGCTGCCTGTCGCTACCAACGGCAAGCTCGCCCTCGACAACGAGGCGATCGTGCGGCTTCCCGATGGCTCGATGTTCATCTCCGACGAATATGGCCCGAACATCTACCGCTTCTCGGCGCAAGGCCGCCTGATGTCCGCGACTCAGCCGCCCGCCGCCCTCGTGCCGATGCGCAAGGGCGCGCCGAATTTCTCCTCGGACAATCCAGGTCCGGGCGCTGCCGATCCTGATCCGAAGGATCCCGAGACCGGCCGCCAGAACAATCAGGGCCTGGAGGGCATGGCGATGACGCCGGACGGCAAGTTCCTGATCGCGGTGCTGCAGTCGGCGCCCCGGCAGGATGGTGGCGATTCCCCTTCGACGCGGCAGAACACACGGGCACTGGTCTATGACGCCTCCGACCAGGGCCGCCTCAAGCTCGCCCACGAATATGTCGTGCCGCTGCCGGTGTTCAAGGATGCCAAGGGCAAGACCAAGGTCGCCGCGCAAAGCGAGATCGTGGCATTGTCGGACACGGCGTTCCTGATGCTGGCCCGCGACAGCGGCAACGGCCAGGGGCTGGCAAAAGGTGACGCCTCGCTCTACCGCCGGATCAATGTCGTCGATGTCTCCGCTGCGACCGATATCGCCGGCGGCGGCTTCGATGCCGCCGACAAGCCGGTGGCGCCCAAGGGCGTGCTCGATCCGTCGGTGACACCGGCCAAGCTGACGCCGTTCATCGACATCAACGACGCTGCCGAGCTCGGCCGTTTCGGCCTGCACAATGGCGGGGCGAAGGACCACAACGAGCTTTCCGAGAAATGGGAAGCAATGTCGCTTGCCAGCGTGCTCGATCCGAAGCTGCCCGACGACTATTTCCTGTTCGTCGCCAATGACAACGACTTCCTGACCCAGGACGGCTTCCAGGTCGGCGCATCCTACAAGGCCGACGATGGCGCCGATGTCGACACCATGTTCCTGATCTATCAGGTCACAATTCCGGGTCTCGCAAAGAAGTAA
- a CDS encoding MATE family efflux transporter, which produces MPSRRRTGDLTSGPIPRTLLLFALPVLGANVLQSLNGSINAVWVGRFLGESALTATSNANLVLFLILGTVFGIGMAATILVAQSVGARDLPEARRIVGTSATFFFLISVVFAVCGWIWVDAILRTLGTPADALPLARSYLRIIFIAVPMMNLLSFVMTVLRGAGDSRTPFIFMALAVVLDIVLNPLLIRGIGPFPELGIAGSATSTLIGQTVSVIAILVVLYARKHPLRLAGANLALLRPDPTLLRIVVFKGVPMGLQMIVISAAALTVMGIVNSYGSQVAAAYGIAAQLWTYIQMPALAIGAAVSSMAAQNVGAGRWDRIGRVAASGVGFNLVLTGALVALLWVFDRSILSLFLSSDSAAIDIAAHINNVASWSFILFGVTIVLFATVRATGAVMPPLVILVISVLVVRTGFAYFMRGVIGEEALWWSFPAGSITSLVLAAAYYRFGGWRTVHMIENRPAAGEPPDTGLGIPRQRANMAPETPNG; this is translated from the coding sequence ATGCCCTCACGCCGGCGCACCGGCGACCTGACCAGCGGCCCGATCCCGCGGACGCTCCTGCTGTTCGCCTTGCCGGTGCTCGGCGCCAACGTGCTGCAATCCCTCAATGGGTCGATCAACGCCGTCTGGGTTGGCCGCTTTCTCGGTGAATCGGCGCTGACCGCCACGTCAAACGCCAACCTCGTCCTGTTCCTGATCCTTGGCACCGTGTTCGGCATCGGCATGGCGGCCACCATCCTGGTGGCGCAGTCGGTCGGCGCGCGTGACCTGCCCGAGGCGCGCCGCATCGTCGGCACAAGCGCCACGTTCTTCTTCCTCATATCGGTGGTCTTCGCGGTATGCGGCTGGATCTGGGTCGACGCCATTTTGCGCACGCTCGGCACTCCCGCCGACGCGCTTCCGCTGGCGCGTTCCTATCTGCGCATCATCTTCATCGCCGTGCCGATGATGAACCTTCTGTCCTTCGTCATGACCGTGCTGCGTGGGGCCGGCGATTCGCGCACGCCCTTCATCTTCATGGCGCTGGCGGTCGTTCTCGACATTGTGCTCAATCCCCTGCTCATCCGCGGTATCGGCCCGTTTCCCGAACTCGGCATCGCCGGATCGGCGACCTCGACGCTGATCGGCCAGACGGTGAGCGTGATCGCCATCCTTGTCGTGCTCTACGCCCGCAAGCATCCGCTGCGGCTGGCCGGCGCCAACCTCGCCCTGCTGCGGCCCGACCCCACCCTATTGCGCATCGTCGTCTTCAAGGGCGTGCCGATGGGCTTGCAGATGATCGTCATCTCGGCGGCCGCGCTGACCGTGATGGGCATCGTCAATTCATACGGGTCGCAGGTCGCCGCGGCGTATGGCATCGCCGCGCAGCTGTGGACTTACATCCAGATGCCGGCGCTCGCCATCGGCGCCGCGGTCTCCTCCATGGCGGCGCAGAATGTCGGCGCCGGCCGCTGGGACCGGATCGGCCGCGTCGCTGCCTCCGGCGTCGGCTTCAACCTCGTCCTGACCGGCGCCCTGGTCGCGCTGCTTTGGGTTTTCGACCGCTCGATCCTCAGCCTGTTCCTGAGCAGCGACAGCGCGGCGATCGACATTGCCGCCCACATCAACAATGTCGCGTCCTGGTCGTTCATCCTGTTCGGCGTCACCATCGTTCTGTTCGCGACGGTGCGCGCCACCGGTGCCGTGATGCCGCCATTGGTCATCCTGGTGATCTCGGTGTTGGTCGTGCGCACCGGCTTTGCCTATTTCATGCGCGGTGTGATCGGCGAGGAGGCGCTGTGGTGGAGTTTCCCGGCGGGTTCGATCACCTCGCTGGTTCTGGCCGCGGCCTATTACCGCTTTGGTGGCTGGCGCACCGTCCATATGATCGAGAACAGGCCGGCAGCGGGCGAGCCGCCGGACACCGGGCTTGGCATACCGCGCCAGCGCGCCAACATGGCGCCTGAGACGCCGAACGGCTGA
- a CDS encoding MFS transporter, giving the protein MGFPDLAHKQEATRGDALAIPTVAAMIAVLFAGSTVLTPLYILYKQQFGFSQITLMLIYAVYVVGNLGALLLFGGVSDVVGRRPAALAAMIVAIVSAIVFLFSENVLSLDIARILSGLGIGIGAGSGTAWIAELLSRADRSRASVIATSTNFLGLGFGALVSGLLAQYEPWPLRLVFVTYLLALAVVTILVWRTRETVAKPGSLRRISIRPQFSVPQEIRARFVAPAVTGFGAMALVGFYAAVAPSILAQQLHEANHAVAGALFFELAIVAAASIVVLMRVQSNRAMLAALGLMIPSVLLVVAAQISASMALMIVATACCGVVAALGYRGGLQVVNEIAPKDRRAKVVSSFFICCFVGNALPVIGIGIVSTYAGSVAASLAFAGIIIVFALVALAFGVKHSR; this is encoded by the coding sequence ATGGGCTTTCCCGATTTGGCGCATAAGCAAGAGGCAACTCGCGGCGACGCTCTTGCCATCCCGACCGTTGCCGCGATGATCGCCGTGCTGTTTGCCGGCAGCACGGTGCTGACGCCGCTCTATATCCTCTACAAGCAGCAATTCGGCTTTTCACAGATCACGCTGATGTTGATCTACGCGGTCTATGTCGTGGGAAACCTAGGAGCCTTGCTGCTGTTCGGCGGCGTGTCGGATGTTGTCGGACGCCGGCCCGCCGCTCTCGCGGCGATGATCGTTGCCATCGTCAGCGCGATCGTCTTCCTGTTCTCCGAGAATGTTCTTTCGCTGGATATAGCGCGCATCCTGAGCGGGCTCGGCATCGGTATCGGCGCGGGGTCCGGAACCGCCTGGATTGCTGAACTTCTCTCCCGTGCCGACAGGTCGCGCGCCAGCGTGATCGCCACCAGCACCAATTTCCTCGGCCTCGGCTTTGGCGCGCTTGTCTCGGGACTGTTGGCTCAATATGAGCCTTGGCCTTTGCGCCTCGTCTTCGTCACCTATCTCTTGGCGCTTGCAGTGGTGACGATCCTGGTCTGGCGCACCCGCGAAACCGTGGCGAAGCCAGGCAGCCTCAGGCGCATTTCCATACGGCCGCAATTCTCCGTGCCGCAGGAAATCCGCGCGCGCTTTGTTGCGCCGGCGGTTACCGGCTTTGGTGCCATGGCGTTGGTCGGCTTCTACGCTGCAGTGGCGCCAAGCATCCTGGCGCAGCAGCTTCATGAGGCCAACCACGCTGTTGCCGGTGCGCTGTTCTTCGAACTAGCGATCGTCGCGGCGGCCAGCATCGTGGTGCTGATGCGCGTGCAGAGCAACAGGGCCATGCTGGCCGCGCTGGGCTTGATGATCCCGAGCGTCCTGCTGGTGGTCGCGGCACAGATATCGGCCTCGATGGCGCTGATGATCGTGGCCACCGCCTGCTGCGGCGTCGTGGCGGCGCTTGGCTACCGGGGCGGCCTGCAGGTAGTGAACGAGATCGCGCCGAAGGATCGCCGGGCGAAAGTCGTCTCCAGCTTCTTCATCTGCTGCTTTGTCGGCAACGCCTTGCCCGTGATCGGCATCGGCATCGTCTCTACCTATGCCGGTTCCGTCGCCGCGAGCCTTGCCTTCGCCGGCATCATCATCGTGTTTGCGCTGGTGGCGCTGGCCTTCGGGGTGAAGCACAGCCGGTAA